Proteins encoded by one window of Phytohabitans houttuyneae:
- a CDS encoding sensor histidine kinase: MRRVATDILLWVVLALPVAISWPGHNAYPLWLLLLSIAALAAAVAVSRRYPLASLFVVVALTAVDGNFSFALPVVSYLVGRRMASVIPAAVGFLAIVAVATPYVLVDAGFIVWTQMAGVLVYAGLFPWLVGRYRRQQQDLVAAGWEHAEQLEREQRMAADQVRLRERTRIAEDMHDSLGHELSLIALRAGALELDPDLDKRHRGAAAELRASAGAATERLREIIGVLRDQTDPAPVRPVDEDIAELVWRAKDSGMAVDFDRDGAAGPLPPMVDRAAHRVVQESLTNANKYAPGAPVTVRIERGATDTTVTVRNGPPPAGPLPTSVAGGRGLVGLTERVRLAGGTLSAARVPDGGFEVVARLPYTATPAPPAPETSTDRRRLVQRQARRGLIAAFAVPVALGIVIGGTALAYFAHATANSVLPPDEYSRLSVGMSQADVERVLPDREWLDAPDREDGPGDDCRYYRSHGDMLRARLDVYRLCFADGRLVAKDALPSA, from the coding sequence GTGCGACGCGTGGCGACCGACATCCTGCTCTGGGTGGTGCTCGCCCTGCCCGTCGCGATCTCCTGGCCCGGCCACAACGCGTACCCCCTCTGGCTCCTCCTGCTCTCGATCGCCGCGCTCGCGGCGGCGGTGGCGGTGAGCCGGCGCTACCCGCTCGCCTCGCTCTTCGTCGTGGTCGCGCTCACCGCCGTGGACGGCAACTTCTCCTTCGCGCTGCCCGTGGTGAGCTACCTGGTCGGCCGGCGGATGGCGAGCGTGATCCCGGCCGCCGTCGGTTTCCTGGCGATCGTCGCCGTCGCCACGCCGTACGTGCTCGTTGACGCCGGCTTCATCGTCTGGACCCAGATGGCCGGCGTGCTCGTGTACGCGGGGCTCTTTCCCTGGCTCGTCGGCCGCTACCGGCGGCAGCAGCAGGATCTCGTCGCCGCCGGCTGGGAGCACGCCGAGCAGCTCGAGCGCGAGCAGCGGATGGCCGCCGACCAGGTGCGGCTGCGCGAGCGGACGCGGATCGCCGAGGACATGCACGACTCGCTCGGCCACGAGCTCAGCCTGATCGCGCTAAGGGCCGGCGCGCTGGAGCTCGACCCCGACCTCGACAAGCGGCACCGGGGTGCCGCGGCCGAACTGCGGGCCAGCGCCGGCGCCGCCACCGAGCGGCTGCGCGAGATCATCGGTGTGCTCCGGGACCAGACCGACCCGGCACCCGTGCGGCCGGTGGACGAGGACATCGCCGAGCTCGTGTGGCGGGCGAAGGACTCGGGCATGGCCGTCGACTTCGACCGCGACGGGGCGGCCGGCCCGCTGCCGCCCATGGTCGACCGGGCCGCGCACCGGGTCGTGCAGGAGTCGCTGACCAACGCCAACAAGTACGCCCCCGGCGCCCCGGTCACGGTCCGGATCGAGCGCGGCGCCACGGACACGACGGTGACCGTGCGAAACGGGCCACCGCCCGCCGGCCCCCTCCCCACGAGCGTGGCGGGCGGGCGCGGCCTGGTCGGGCTCACCGAGCGGGTGCGGCTGGCCGGCGGTACCCTCAGCGCCGCCCGCGTGCCGGACGGCGGCTTCGAGGTGGTGGCCCGCCTGCCGTACACGGCGACGCCCGCCCCGCCCGCGCCGGAGACCTCGACCGACCGGCGGCGACTCGTGCAGCGGCAGGCACGGCGCGGCCTCATCGCGGCGTTCGCGGTGCCGGTCGCGCTGGGCATCGTGATCGGCGGTACCGCGCTGGCCTACTTCGCCCACGCGACCGCAAACTCGGTGCTGCCGCCGGACGAGTACTCCCGCCTCAGCGTCGGGATGAGCCAGGCGGACGTGGAGCGGGTGCTCCCGGACCGCGAGTGGCTGGACGCGCCGGATCGCGAGGACGGTCCCGGTGACGACTGCCGCTACTACCGGTCACACGGAGACATGCTGCGCGCACGACTCGACGTCTACCGCCTCTGTTTCGCGGACGGCCGCTTGGTGGCGAAGGACGCTCTCCCCAGCGCGTGA